Below is a window of Leptospira inadai serovar Lyme str. 10 DNA.
AGTCGACTACTACGTCAGTCGGATAACAGATGGAGGAAGCGTTGACGGTGCTACACAGGTTACTTTCATTGCCTGCCCCGTAGATCCGGGTTGCGAAACTACTACCCGAGGGATAATAGAGGATTCGATTATTGTTATAATCGGTCATGTAAACGTCGTCGGCGTTGCCTGCCCGGATTCCCCAGATACCCCAATTCGAATTGGTTCCGTTTCCAGGGACAAGGGCATTGGAATTAAAATTCGGTTGTCCGAACACTTTCGTGGCCGTAGTACTTCCAGGAGGGAAATACAGTGCTCGGTCGTTGTATGCATCGGCAACATACAGTCCTCCACTCACATCAAAGCTCAAATGTACCGGAGCATAGAGAGTATTTTCGTTAACGGACCCTCCCTTGTTTGCAGTATTCGTAGTGAAACTTCCGGCCTGCCCATAGACTTTATCCGCCGTAGTACTTCCGGAAGGAAATCTCAGGATCCGATTATTATAAAATTCCGTAATGTAGACGTTTCCGGAGGAATCTAGAGCCACACCTGTCGGGTTATTTGCCGATGTGGCACTAATTCCTCCGTTATTCGCTGTATTGGAAGTAAAGTCCGGTTGGCCGTAAACCCTGGTTGTAGTAAAGCCCGGGTAGGTTTCCGTACTGAGGGAAGGAGTCGAAGGGGTGGATAGTAGGAACAAAGGAATGCTCGAACTTCCCCCGACTCCGCCGCAAAGAGCGCCTGACGCGCAAAGGCTTGCAACTTCGCTTATACAGGAAACGGACAGAAAACTGGAAATCGCTAAAAGAAATATCAGCGAATTGCCCGAGACCATGCGGACTTGCGTGCCTCTTTGCCCTGTGAATTGAAAAGATTTGACCTTTTTTTTCGAAAACATTTCTGAACCCTTAATCATTGTCTTTTTTTTGGAAAGTTAGACGAAATATTGATAAAAATAATACAAAATCGAGAATTTTGTATTATTGACGTTAGTCGAAATTTTCCATTTTTTATTCTTTTCAATTGCTCAAATCCGAGACCCTATCTCCTATCCTTTACTTAGTAACCGTAATCGGTGGAAAATAAAGAGTGCGATTATTTCCCGTATCTGCAACGTACATTCCTCCGGAGGAATCCAGTGCAATGCCCTCAGGCAGGCTCAAGAGAGTAGGGCTGGTTCCAAAAGCGCCGGAAGTAAAATCCCCGCCCTTGCCATAGACTCTCGTTGCGGTAGTACTTCCGGGCGGATAATACAAAACACGATTATTGAATTTATCCGCTACATAGAGACCGCCTTGAGAGTCCAAGGCGATGCCCTTCGGTTTATTCAATGAACTTGCGGTGATTCCGCCGTTATTTGGGCCGCTGGATGTAAAGTCCGGTTGACCATAAACCCTGGTGGCAGTTGTGCTTCCCGAAGGATAATATAAGACTCTACTGTTTGCAAAGTCCACGGCATACAAACCGCCATTCGAGTCGACTACTACGTCAGTCGGATAACAGATGGAGGAAGCGTTGACGGTGCTACACAAGTTACTTTCATTGCCTGCCCCGTAGATCCGCGTCGCGAAACTACTACCCGAGGGATAATAGAGGATTCGATTATTGTAATAATCCGTAATGTAAACGTCGCCGGCGTCGCCTGCCCTGATTCCCCAAAAGTTCCAATCCGAGTTGGTCCCGTTTCCCTTGGTGCCGTCGCCGCTCCCGGAATTAAAATCCGGTTGTCCGAACACTTTCGTGGCCGTGGTACTTCCGG
It encodes the following:
- a CDS encoding NHL repeat-containing protein, encoding GSTTATKVFGQPDFNSGSGDGTKGNGTNSDWNFWGIRAGDAGDVYITDYYNNRILYYPSGSSFATRIYGAGNESNLCSTVNASSICYPTDVVVDSNGGLYAVDFANSRVLYYPSGSTTATRVYGQPDFTSSGPNNGGITASSLNKPKGIALDSQGGLYVADKFNNRVLYYPPGSTTATRVYGKGGDFTSGAFGTSPTLLSLPEGIALDSSGGMYVADTGNNRTLYFPPITVTK